A portion of the Ferrovum sp. JA12 genome contains these proteins:
- a CDS encoding cytochrome b: MSSKKTLYKQQFLFNNFTMRQVSLHYTLIARLMHWLVAVLLLLNGLLALTDDWWPERNLRSVIDFHKSLGIIVLFLVLMRILWRLTHQPPPLPQHLQIWELRLASFGHALLYLLIVAVPFSGWLHDSAWKGASSHPMTLFGLVSWPRIGVIMNLEPGTKEYLHQLFGTVHTGLNYTLYAVLAIHIIAVYKHEKLDKVSVLSRMSLRQR, from the coding sequence ATGAGCTCTAAAAAAACTCTATATAAACAACAGTTTTTATTTAATAATTTCACTATGAGACAAGTCAGTTTGCACTATACGTTGATTGCCCGGCTAATGCATTGGCTGGTGGCGGTATTACTACTACTTAATGGGTTATTGGCGTTAACCGATGATTGGTGGCCAGAACGAAATTTAAGGTCTGTTATTGATTTTCATAAATCCCTTGGAATTATTGTTTTATTTTTAGTCCTGATGCGTATTCTCTGGCGTTTAACCCACCAACCGCCACCCTTACCTCAGCATTTGCAAATATGGGAGCTACGTTTGGCAAGCTTCGGCCATGCATTGCTGTATCTACTCATTGTCGCGGTCCCCTTTTCAGGGTGGTTACACGATTCTGCTTGGAAGGGGGCTTCTAGCCATCCCATGACTTTGTTTGGTCTTGTTTCATGGCCTAGGATTGGTGTGATCATGAACCTTGAGCCCGGCACCAAGGAATATCTTCATCAACTCTTTGGTACAGTGCATACAGGGTTAAACTATACGTTATATGCTGTATTGGCGATTCATATCATTGCCGTTTATAAACATGAAAAACTAGATAAAGTATCGGTCTTATCACGAATGAGCTTGAGACAAAGGTAA
- a CDS encoding glycosyltransferase family 2 protein has translation MNPLDVAFNRCSPRLLPRKAPVFSYLLTFGVTLLWLGLLSRAFASHSLLAWSAGIVYVSYDTLLIILITLTSLPLILHKRPQLHAAPLKNLSVGVIVPAFNEAPVLVRTLKALIQQKSPADKIILADDGSTDNSSQVLEQFLQLNTPKKGELSAASPRFSNIYWLRLPHRGKAQTLNHTLPYLHTDLIVTVDADTRLDQAALQEAKTYFTDHPRVVAATGILTPQCAPHTKGKILELFQRYEYIRNFISRYSFMRVDSLLLISGALAIFKRDSLVCVGGFDPECLVEDYEVIHRLHRFSVEHQQDWHTAVIGSVQGITSSPSTIGSFLKQRRRWFAGFLQTQHWNRDMIGNPKFKLLGLLMMPIKTFDTHQPVYGLSAFTLLLWYVLSGQLSLVLGILSIMLSKVMFDSLYHLWSILLYRRWTGLKHTSPIAYALLSSLLEPFSFQLLRHLGATLGWFHFMTGQRQWGKEKRAHIV, from the coding sequence ATGAACCCACTTGATGTTGCTTTTAATCGCTGTTCGCCAAGGCTATTGCCCCGTAAAGCTCCTGTTTTTAGCTATCTATTAACCTTTGGAGTAACCCTTCTGTGGCTTGGCCTGTTAAGTCGAGCCTTTGCCTCTCACTCCCTTCTCGCCTGGTCAGCAGGTATTGTCTATGTGAGTTACGATACTCTACTAATTATTCTCATAACCCTCACCAGCTTGCCCTTGATATTACATAAAAGACCACAGCTTCATGCTGCCCCACTAAAAAACTTATCGGTAGGCGTTATTGTTCCAGCCTTCAATGAAGCACCAGTACTCGTCAGAACCCTTAAAGCTCTTATCCAACAAAAGTCACCTGCCGATAAAATTATCTTAGCAGATGATGGCTCAACGGATAATAGTTCACAGGTATTAGAGCAATTCTTGCAACTTAACACCCCGAAGAAGGGTGAGCTCAGCGCTGCTTCCCCTCGTTTCTCAAATATTTATTGGTTGCGTCTTCCCCATAGAGGAAAAGCTCAAACCCTCAATCACACCCTGCCCTATTTACACACAGACCTAATTGTTACGGTAGACGCTGATACGAGACTTGACCAAGCAGCTCTGCAAGAGGCAAAAACATATTTTACTGATCACCCACGGGTGGTAGCCGCCACAGGCATTCTAACCCCACAATGTGCCCCTCACACTAAAGGTAAGATACTTGAATTGTTTCAGCGCTACGAATATATCCGTAATTTTATCTCTCGCTATAGCTTTATGCGTGTTGACAGCCTTCTTCTCATTTCAGGAGCCCTCGCCATCTTTAAACGTGATTCACTTGTCTGCGTGGGAGGGTTTGATCCTGAGTGCTTGGTGGAGGACTATGAAGTGATTCACCGACTGCATCGCTTTAGTGTGGAGCATCAGCAAGACTGGCACACCGCGGTCATTGGCAGTGTTCAAGGCATCACAAGCTCCCCTTCCACCATCGGCTCCTTTCTGAAGCAACGTCGCCGATGGTTTGCAGGTTTCTTGCAAACACAACACTGGAACCGTGACATGATCGGTAACCCTAAATTTAAGTTACTGGGGCTTTTAATGATGCCCATTAAAACCTTTGATACTCATCAACCGGTGTATGGTCTTTCAGCCTTTACGCTGTTATTGTGGTATGTGCTCAGCGGTCAGTTAAGCTTGGTACTTGGTATCTTATCCATTATGCTGAGTAAAGTCATGTTTGACAGTCTCTATCATCTATGGTCTATTCTCTTATACCGCCGTTGGACGGGACTCAAACATACCTCCCCTATCGCCTATGCCCTGTTATCATCCCTCCTTGAACCCTTTAGCTTTCAATTGCTGCGTCACCTTGGTGCCACCTTGGGCTGGTTTCATTTCATGACCGGACAACGACAATGGGGGAAAGAAAAGCGCGCACACATTGTTTAA
- a CDS encoding TIGR01459 family HAD-type hydrolase, translating to MKPQPMNYPNESPQSIHSLLAIADRYQVFLFDQWGVLHNGQYLYPHVNKTLRHLAELNKHIIILSNSGKSAAVNCDRLLDMGLDRDLAHHIVTSGDVARWAFECAHTKINQFIHKKILWLDSTLDTLAGLDQDLSLLTYYQAVVLAGLTDELPHEFYEQLMRDIYHHHLPLLCINPDIHRFTPQGIKPSVGFYGQYVKDLGGKVEFIGKPDALVYQYTLNHYLITDSRQVLMVGDSIHHDILGASTMNMDSVLMRSGIHKSLFKDSNSDIEVVSHWQREGLPIPTYMMDQVQ from the coding sequence ATGAAACCACAACCCATGAATTATCCGAATGAATCCCCTCAATCTATTCACTCTCTGTTAGCCATAGCTGATCGCTACCAAGTATTCTTATTTGATCAGTGGGGCGTTCTACATAATGGTCAATATTTATATCCCCATGTCAACAAAACCTTAAGACACTTAGCTGAGCTAAATAAGCACATCATTATTTTAAGTAACTCTGGCAAATCCGCCGCCGTGAACTGTGATCGATTACTCGACATGGGGCTTGATAGAGACCTGGCCCACCATATTGTTACGAGTGGCGACGTGGCCCGCTGGGCCTTTGAGTGTGCTCATACTAAAATCAACCAATTTATCCATAAAAAAATCCTCTGGCTCGATTCAACTCTAGATACGTTGGCGGGTTTAGATCAGGATCTCTCTTTATTAACCTATTATCAGGCGGTAGTCTTAGCTGGCCTCACGGATGAATTGCCTCACGAGTTTTATGAACAATTGATGCGTGACATTTACCATCATCACTTACCACTATTATGTATTAACCCAGACATCCATCGCTTTACCCCGCAGGGCATCAAACCCAGCGTTGGGTTCTATGGGCAGTATGTGAAAGATCTAGGCGGAAAGGTTGAATTCATTGGTAAACCTGATGCGCTGGTTTATCAATACACCTTGAATCATTATCTAATAACGGATAGCCGTCAGGTGTTAATGGTGGGGGACTCCATTCATCATGATATATTGGGCGCCTCTACCATGAACATGGATAGTGTTCTAATGCGCTCTGGTATTCATAAGAGCTTATTTAAAGACTCCAACAGTGATATAGAAGTAGTGAGTCATTGGCAGAGGGAAGGGTTACCCATTCCTACCTATATGATGGATCAGGTACAGTAG
- a CDS encoding c-type cytochrome, translating to MKTITKIISLSAMTLALASCSDLGSNPMHSAERSRNLDNPKVTGETYAQQVCSTCHGLNGQSINPTFPNLAHQTKEYIATELHELKDETRLDPKAQQFMWGVARNLTDKQINELADYYSKQPAPVNTNYADPKLAAEGKKIWQEGNLSQGVPACSGCHGENAEGAANIPRLAGQHKNYLYKQLMVFNDDYELVNDHKDIQSNLELPGTQENGQPWRAGNNGAVMELMAHGLNDEQKEAVANYLQTVR from the coding sequence ATGAAAACTATCACAAAAATCATCTCACTCTCAGCCATGACATTGGCGCTAGCCTCCTGTTCTGATTTGGGTTCAAACCCAATGCACTCAGCTGAGAGAAGTCGTAATCTTGACAATCCTAAAGTCACTGGAGAAACCTATGCACAGCAAGTTTGCTCAACGTGCCATGGTTTAAACGGTCAATCTATTAATCCCACTTTCCCAAATCTAGCTCACCAGACGAAGGAATACATAGCTACTGAACTTCATGAGTTAAAGGATGAAACTCGTCTTGATCCAAAAGCTCAGCAGTTTATGTGGGGAGTTGCCCGAAACCTGACTGATAAGCAAATTAATGAACTTGCTGACTATTACTCCAAACAACCTGCCCCAGTGAACACCAACTACGCTGATCCTAAGTTGGCAGCTGAGGGTAAAAAAATCTGGCAAGAAGGTAACCTCTCACAAGGAGTTCCCGCATGCTCAGGTTGCCATGGAGAAAATGCTGAAGGTGCGGCTAATATTCCACGGTTAGCAGGTCAACATAAAAACTACCTTTATAAACAATTAATGGTGTTTAATGATGATTATGAATTAGTTAATGACCACAAAGACATTCAAAGCAATTTGGAGTTACCTGGTACACAAGAAAATGGTCAACCATGGCGAGCTGGTAACAACGGTGCAGTCATGGAATTAATGGCTCATGGTTTGAACGATGAACAAAAAGAAGCAGTAGCTAACTATTTGCAAACTGTTCGTTAA
- a CDS encoding putative inorganic carbon transporter subunit DabA: MTPHSVSPELWQRALDAALLEANTALAPQWSLTQQIAVNPFWHKLPIPFKDWAEKFFAMTGRSLYGKNDSLSPLEGLSEDELTQATQYYQQIHQKLPLWTEATVRFDSDKKTLFHLTDEHDGYKGHLNEAIRLHISQTTAAFADHQQSQWRDTTHTNLYLFWKKHLEQRWNMEFGQFNPFIKQRLLCLPNNTHEAIDCVVRELSLDSQWWSDWFQCHLYAFPGWVSWCAYQDHVELDTTTHYVEDFLAILVSWDYLVDRGSRQTGSPWDQWQGQWRHNNAEAATATLDVQYSLLWLKEFQYQRQLMGELTLHSAHSGTQDDIHTQLIFCIDVRSESMRRALENLDPGIETLGFAGFFALPVIYQGAHQGQSIAYYHGLLKPLGSLRHKRSQNSSRWFHLLTKRILSYFKSSLEISKSHPLSSLLWVEGFGMTYLFSLITHLFHCSRDQSVIHYQDITEQLKDTSLEMSDELILSAMKSFLEGTGLKNKLAKRVVIVGHGAQSLNNPQQHSLDCGACGGQSGALNAILMARLLNDETHRRWLNNEGYLIPQETRFYAAHHNTTAQQIDLLEDHHREGEYVKQLFSQVASHVFTSHHEHVRSSSRRDKTHNWAQVRPEWGLINNAALIIAPRSQTKGCPLQGRVFLHDYDEAQDHDWKRLEQILLAPLIVSHWINMGYFTSRTLPDVLGSGNKLLHNVVGGDLGVFEGNSGDLRLGLAKQSLHDGEQWRHEAQRLTVVVSAPPTALETVINQHSVLRDLVNGRWIHLFSWQNNEFLLYTPQQWIAF; encoded by the coding sequence ATGACACCCCATAGTGTATCGCCAGAGCTCTGGCAGAGAGCGTTAGACGCAGCATTGCTTGAGGCCAACACAGCGCTAGCTCCGCAATGGTCCTTGACGCAGCAAATCGCGGTGAATCCCTTTTGGCACAAGCTACCCATCCCCTTTAAAGATTGGGCTGAGAAGTTTTTTGCCATGACGGGTCGCTCTCTCTATGGTAAGAATGACTCTCTCTCACCCCTTGAGGGCTTATCAGAGGATGAGTTAACCCAAGCTACCCAGTATTATCAACAGATTCATCAGAAGCTACCACTATGGACTGAGGCGACAGTGAGATTTGACTCTGACAAGAAAACCTTATTTCATCTAACCGATGAGCACGATGGGTACAAAGGCCATCTTAATGAGGCCATTCGCTTGCATATTTCACAAACCACCGCAGCCTTTGCCGATCATCAGCAAAGTCAGTGGCGTGATACTACACACACCAATCTGTATTTGTTTTGGAAAAAGCATCTTGAACAAAGATGGAATATGGAATTTGGTCAATTTAATCCCTTCATCAAACAACGGTTATTGTGTTTGCCCAATAATACCCATGAAGCCATAGATTGTGTGGTGCGCGAATTGTCTTTAGATAGTCAATGGTGGAGTGATTGGTTTCAGTGTCATCTCTATGCTTTTCCGGGATGGGTATCTTGGTGCGCCTATCAAGACCATGTTGAGCTGGATACAACAACGCATTATGTGGAAGATTTCTTGGCTATTCTTGTATCCTGGGATTATTTAGTGGATAGGGGCTCTCGTCAGACGGGATCTCCTTGGGATCAGTGGCAAGGGCAGTGGCGTCACAATAATGCCGAGGCGGCAACTGCTACGCTAGATGTACAATACTCGTTGTTATGGTTAAAAGAGTTTCAGTATCAACGGCAATTAATGGGTGAATTAACGCTCCATTCAGCACACAGTGGTACGCAAGATGACATTCATACACAGCTTATCTTCTGTATTGATGTACGCTCAGAGAGTATGAGAAGAGCCTTAGAAAACCTCGATCCTGGAATTGAAACGTTGGGCTTTGCAGGCTTCTTTGCTTTACCCGTGATCTATCAAGGTGCCCACCAAGGCCAAAGCATTGCTTACTATCATGGCTTACTTAAACCCCTCGGCAGTCTCAGGCATAAGAGAAGTCAAAACTCATCCCGTTGGTTTCATCTCTTAACGAAGCGTATTCTCTCTTACTTTAAATCCTCCTTAGAGATCAGTAAATCTCATCCTCTATCCTCCTTATTATGGGTAGAAGGTTTTGGAATGACTTATTTATTCTCCTTGATAACCCATTTGTTTCATTGTTCAAGGGATCAGTCCGTCATTCATTACCAAGACATCACTGAGCAATTAAAGGATACCTCCCTTGAAATGAGTGACGAGTTGATACTGAGCGCCATGAAAAGCTTTTTAGAGGGAACAGGTCTTAAGAATAAATTAGCAAAACGGGTGGTGATCGTGGGTCATGGCGCCCAAAGCCTTAACAATCCCCAGCAACACTCCCTGGACTGTGGCGCCTGTGGCGGTCAGTCAGGGGCGCTGAATGCAATTCTCATGGCGCGGCTTTTAAATGATGAGACACATCGGCGATGGCTAAACAATGAAGGCTATCTTATCCCTCAGGAGACGCGCTTTTATGCAGCCCATCACAACACCACAGCCCAGCAAATTGACTTGTTAGAGGACCACCACAGAGAGGGCGAATATGTAAAACAATTATTCTCTCAGGTAGCCTCCCATGTGTTCACGAGCCATCACGAACACGTCCGTTCCTCATCAAGGCGCGATAAAACCCACAACTGGGCGCAGGTACGCCCTGAATGGGGACTAATTAATAATGCTGCCTTAATTATTGCACCGCGTTCCCAAACGAAGGGATGCCCGTTACAGGGTCGTGTTTTTTTACATGACTATGATGAAGCGCAAGACCATGACTGGAAACGATTAGAACAGATTTTGTTGGCCCCTTTAATTGTTTCCCACTGGATAAATATGGGTTATTTCACTTCAAGGACCTTGCCTGATGTGTTGGGCAGTGGTAATAAATTACTGCATAACGTGGTAGGAGGGGACTTGGGTGTTTTTGAAGGGAACAGTGGCGATTTGCGCTTAGGGCTGGCTAAACAATCTCTGCATGATGGGGAACAATGGCGTCATGAAGCACAGCGTCTGACAGTGGTGGTGAGTGCGCCACCCACAGCCCTTGAAACAGTGATTAATCAGCATTCTGTCTTACGGGACTTAGTGAATGGGAGATGGATTCATTTATTTAGTTGGCAAAACAATGAATTTTTACTCTATACACCACAGCAATGGATAGCCTTCTAA
- the tkt gene encoding transketolase, whose translation MTQVSTSQMANAIRALAMDAVQKANSGHPGAPMGMADMAVALWAKHLKHNPKNPLWADRDRFVLSNGHGSMLIYALLHLTGYDLPIEEIKNFRQLHSKTPGHPEYGITAGIETTTGPLGQGITNAVGMALAERMMAEQFNKPGHSIVDHYTYAFMGDGCLMEGISHEACALAGTLGLNKLIAFWDDNGISIDGHVEAWFADDTPKRFEAYGWHVIRNIDGHNVVALTQAIDNAKQSGQPTLICCKTNIGEGSPNKVGTHDVHGAPLGHDEIAATRAKLNWPHEPFVIPQEIYAAWDATDSGKQAEQAWQERFNAYATAYPHEAKEFLRRMAGDLPQAFELTVMEFIAKCCDKGESIASRKASQNTLEAYGPILPEFFGGSADLTGSNLTNWSGSKPLKKGVPGNYLSYGVREFGMSAIMNGVALHGGFIPYGGTFLTFSDYSRNALRMAALMRIRTLFVFTHDSIGLGEDGPTHQSIEQVSSLRLIPNMDVWRPADTTETAVAWAQAIERKQGPSCLIFSRQNLPFQSRTPEQIVNIAKGGYVLKESEGMAQAVIIATGSEVGIAVESQQHLLKEGIPVRVVSMPSTFAFDQQSKEYQESVLPPGIPRVAIEAGSTALWWKYGTKAVLGIDTFGESAPAGALFKHFKLTAEHLSSTVKSIL comes from the coding sequence ATGACACAAGTGAGCACCAGCCAGATGGCTAATGCTATACGGGCCTTAGCCATGGATGCGGTACAAAAAGCCAATTCTGGGCATCCAGGAGCGCCTATGGGTATGGCCGATATGGCCGTTGCCCTGTGGGCAAAACATCTCAAACATAATCCTAAAAATCCACTATGGGCAGATCGCGATCGTTTTGTGCTATCCAACGGTCATGGGTCCATGCTGATTTATGCTCTACTCCATTTGACGGGTTATGACCTACCCATTGAGGAAATTAAAAACTTCCGTCAATTACATAGTAAAACCCCCGGTCACCCTGAGTACGGCATCACAGCTGGCATAGAAACCACCACAGGACCTCTTGGTCAAGGTATCACCAATGCCGTGGGGATGGCGTTGGCTGAGCGCATGATGGCTGAGCAATTCAACAAACCTGGGCATAGCATTGTTGATCATTACACCTATGCCTTTATGGGTGATGGGTGTTTGATGGAAGGCATTAGCCATGAAGCTTGTGCCTTAGCGGGTACCCTCGGCTTAAATAAATTAATTGCCTTTTGGGATGACAATGGTATTTCCATTGATGGTCATGTGGAAGCCTGGTTCGCCGATGATACACCCAAACGTTTTGAAGCCTATGGTTGGCATGTCATCCGTAATATTGATGGCCATAATGTGGTAGCGCTCACCCAGGCTATTGACAACGCTAAACAAAGTGGACAGCCTACTCTTATTTGTTGCAAAACCAACATCGGCGAGGGTAGCCCCAATAAAGTGGGCACCCACGACGTACACGGCGCACCGCTAGGTCATGATGAGATTGCCGCCACCCGCGCTAAGCTTAACTGGCCCCATGAACCCTTTGTTATCCCTCAGGAAATTTATGCTGCCTGGGATGCCACTGACTCCGGCAAACAAGCTGAACAGGCTTGGCAGGAGAGGTTTAACGCCTATGCAACAGCCTATCCTCATGAGGCAAAAGAATTCTTACGACGTATGGCTGGAGATCTACCCCAGGCTTTTGAATTAACGGTCATGGAATTTATTGCCAAGTGCTGTGATAAGGGTGAGAGCATTGCTTCGCGTAAGGCCAGTCAAAATACGCTAGAGGCTTATGGTCCAATTTTGCCAGAGTTCTTTGGTGGCTCTGCCGATTTAACCGGCTCCAACTTAACCAACTGGAGTGGCTCAAAGCCGCTTAAAAAAGGAGTGCCTGGTAACTACTTAAGCTATGGCGTCAGAGAGTTCGGCATGAGCGCAATCATGAACGGTGTAGCCCTCCATGGTGGTTTTATTCCTTACGGCGGCACTTTCCTAACCTTTTCAGATTACAGCCGTAATGCTTTGAGAATGGCTGCTCTCATGAGAATCCGCACCCTTTTCGTGTTCACCCATGATTCTATCGGTTTAGGGGAAGATGGCCCTACTCACCAATCCATTGAACAGGTTTCAAGCTTAAGACTGATCCCTAACATGGATGTATGGCGCCCTGCCGACACCACGGAAACTGCTGTGGCTTGGGCACAAGCCATTGAACGCAAGCAGGGTCCCAGTTGCTTAATTTTTAGTCGCCAAAACCTACCCTTTCAGTCACGTACGCCTGAGCAAATCGTTAATATTGCGAAGGGAGGCTATGTGTTAAAAGAGTCCGAAGGCATGGCCCAAGCAGTGATAATTGCCACTGGTTCTGAAGTGGGTATTGCGGTGGAGTCACAGCAACACCTCCTCAAAGAGGGCATTCCTGTCAGGGTAGTTTCTATGCCCTCCACCTTTGCCTTTGATCAACAAAGTAAGGAGTATCAAGAGAGCGTATTACCCCCTGGTATTCCTCGTGTGGCCATTGAGGCAGGATCCACTGCTTTGTGGTGGAAATATGGAACCAAAGCGGTTTTAGGCATTGATACCTTTGGTGAATCAGCTCCTGCTGGCGCACTCTTTAAACACTTCAAATTAACTGCTGAGCATTTAAGCTCAACGGTCAAATCTATCTTGTAA
- a CDS encoding histone deacetylase family protein: protein MEKYAMLYHAVAELPHIVFHEAPKIDPQQLLCAHDESYIDRVISGNLTKLEMKEIGFPWSPRMVERSLRSVGATYQAALTALDNSMAASLAGGTHHAHQGRGGGFCVFNDIAVASLNLLEHLPSFKIVVVDLDVHQGDGTAAILTHHKQVFTFSMHGKNNYPFTKEKSTLDIALPDGCTDEMYLKKLHDALRIIEKEIKPDCVFYLAGTDPHENDRLGRLMLTEEGLKRRDQRVFEWINDHQAKCIVVMGGGYGNDVSTTVRLHTNTIRLAGEFKKR from the coding sequence ATGGAAAAGTATGCCATGCTCTACCACGCTGTGGCGGAGTTACCGCATATTGTTTTTCATGAAGCGCCGAAAATAGATCCTCAACAATTACTTTGCGCCCATGATGAGAGCTATATTGATCGGGTGATTAGCGGTAACTTGACTAAGTTAGAAATGAAAGAAATCGGTTTTCCCTGGAGTCCGAGAATGGTGGAGCGCTCCTTGAGATCGGTGGGAGCCACTTATCAGGCAGCCTTAACAGCGCTAGACAATTCTATGGCAGCCAGTCTTGCTGGAGGCACCCATCATGCCCATCAAGGGCGAGGCGGTGGCTTTTGTGTATTCAATGATATTGCTGTGGCCTCCCTCAATCTATTAGAACACTTGCCAAGTTTTAAAATAGTCGTGGTGGATTTGGATGTACATCAAGGCGATGGCACGGCAGCGATTCTTACTCATCACAAACAAGTGTTTACTTTTTCCATGCATGGGAAAAATAATTATCCGTTTACAAAAGAAAAAAGCACATTAGACATAGCGCTTCCCGATGGCTGTACCGACGAGATGTATCTGAAGAAACTCCATGATGCTTTAAGAATAATTGAAAAAGAGATTAAACCTGATTGTGTGTTTTATTTAGCGGGCACTGATCCTCATGAAAACGACCGATTAGGTCGTCTTATGTTAACAGAAGAGGGACTCAAGCGCCGGGATCAACGGGTTTTTGAATGGATCAATGATCATCAGGCCAAGTGCATAGTCGTTATGGGAGGAGGCTATGGCAACGATGTATCCACCACGGTGAGACTTCACACCAACACTATCCGTTTAGCGGGAGAGTTTAAAAAAAGATAA
- a CDS encoding DUF2237 family protein: MDINAKNVLGEALEACSYSPLTGFYRDGCCHTGVEDLGTHTVCAVMTEEFLQFSKERGNDLSTPRPEYRFKGLKAGDKWCLCARRWREAYEAGMAPQVVLQSTHEKTLSIVSLGALTQYAY, encoded by the coding sequence ATGGATATTAATGCAAAAAATGTTTTAGGTGAGGCATTAGAGGCCTGCTCGTATTCCCCTCTAACTGGATTCTACCGAGATGGATGTTGCCATACTGGGGTTGAAGATTTAGGAACACATACCGTTTGCGCGGTGATGACTGAGGAGTTTTTGCAATTCTCAAAAGAGAGAGGCAATGATTTATCAACACCACGTCCAGAGTATCGTTTTAAGGGTTTAAAGGCGGGCGATAAATGGTGTTTATGTGCGCGGCGCTGGCGCGAAGCCTACGAAGCAGGGATGGCTCCTCAAGTAGTGTTACAGAGTACCCATGAAAAAACGCTTAGTATTGTGTCTTTAGGAGCCTTGACACAATACGCTTATTAA
- the fba gene encoding class II fructose-bisphosphate aldolase (catalyzes the reversible aldol condensation of dihydroxyacetonephosphate and glyceraldehyde 3-phosphate in the Calvin cycle, glycolysis, and/or gluconeogenesis), whose product MALISLRQLLDHAAEHGYGLPAFNVNNLEQIQAIMEAAKATNSPVIMQGSAGARKYAGEPFLRKLIEAAVEMYPEIPICMHQDHGASPSVCQRSIRSGFSSVMMDGSLMEDMKTPSSFDYNVDVTRRVVDMAHAVGVSVEGELGCLGSLESGMMGEEDGHGSDKQLSHDQLLTDPEQAADFVRKTEVDALAIAIGTSHGAYKFTKAPTGDTLAIWRVKEIHARIPNTHLVMHGSSSVPQEWLEVIRANGGDIKETYGVPVAEIVEAIKYGVRKINIDTDIRLAMTGAVRAHLFKNPGEFDPRKFLIDAKKAAVGICKDRFEAFGSAGQADKIKPISLETMSEQYVKGTLKPQVK is encoded by the coding sequence ATGGCACTCATCTCCTTACGTCAATTACTTGATCACGCAGCTGAACATGGCTACGGCTTACCCGCCTTTAACGTAAATAATCTGGAACAAATTCAAGCGATCATGGAGGCGGCTAAAGCCACCAACAGCCCCGTGATTATGCAAGGATCCGCCGGTGCCAGAAAATACGCAGGGGAACCTTTTTTACGCAAACTCATTGAAGCAGCCGTAGAAATGTATCCTGAAATCCCAATTTGTATGCACCAAGATCATGGAGCTAGCCCCTCCGTGTGCCAGCGCTCTATTCGCTCAGGTTTCTCCAGCGTCATGATGGATGGCTCTCTCATGGAAGACATGAAAACCCCCTCAAGCTTTGACTACAACGTGGATGTCACTCGTCGGGTGGTGGACATGGCCCATGCTGTGGGCGTCTCTGTGGAAGGCGAATTGGGATGTCTAGGCTCCTTGGAATCGGGCATGATGGGAGAAGAAGATGGTCATGGTTCTGATAAACAACTCAGTCACGATCAGCTCTTAACTGACCCTGAACAAGCCGCAGATTTTGTGCGTAAAACCGAGGTTGATGCCTTAGCTATTGCCATTGGAACGAGTCATGGTGCGTATAAATTCACTAAGGCTCCTACAGGAGACACTCTTGCTATCTGGCGCGTGAAAGAAATTCATGCTCGTATTCCTAATACTCATCTTGTTATGCATGGTTCCTCTTCAGTACCGCAAGAGTGGTTAGAAGTAATTCGGGCCAACGGTGGGGATATCAAAGAAACCTACGGCGTACCTGTGGCTGAGATCGTGGAAGCCATTAAGTACGGGGTACGTAAAATCAATATTGATACGGATATTCGCCTTGCCATGACAGGTGCCGTCCGTGCCCACCTCTTTAAAAACCCAGGTGAATTTGATCCCCGTAAATTCTTAATTGATGCCAAAAAGGCCGCTGTAGGGATTTGCAAAGATCGCTTTGAAGCTTTTGGCAGCGCTGGTCAAGCGGACAAAATCAAACCGATCAGTTTAGAGACCATGAGTGAGCAATATGTCAAGGGTACATTAAAACCTCAGGTCAAATAA